The Aerosakkonema funiforme FACHB-1375 sequence ACCCTTGGCCTTTCCGCATTGTCAAAGACGGCATCGGCTACATGGCAGCATTAACAGCAGAAATTTGGAAAGATCACCCCGAAGAATATCTAGCGATTCGCGCCGACTGGGTGGATAAACATCCTAAAGCAACTAAAGCTTTATTAAAAGGCATTATGGAAGCTCAGAAATGGTGCGACGATTTCAACAACCGCCAAGAACTCGTGCAAATTTTATCTAGTCGAAACTACTTTGGCGTACCTCCAGAAGTTTTGCTCGAACCATTTATGGGTAAATACGATATGGGCGACGGTCGCATCATTGATGACAAATCAATGGCAACCTACTATTGGAAGGATTCCAAAGGCAGCGTTTCGTATCCTTACAAGAGTCACGATTTGTGGTTTTTAACTGAAAGCGTGCGCTGGGGTTTTCTCCCGGTAGATACGATGACGAATGCTAAGCAATTAATCGATAAAGTCAACCGCGAAGATTTGTGGCGAGAAGCGGCGAAAGAAGCCGGATTTGCTGCCGCCGATATTCCCACCAATACATCGCGTGGTATTGAAGAGTTCTTTGATGGCATCAAGTTTGACCCCGCCGATCCGATGGCTTATTTGAAGAGTTTGAAGATCAAGACAGTGCAAGTTTAGGGCGAAGACCAAGAAAGTTCCCCTGTTCCTGCTCCCTCCAGCCTCTCGTACTAACAACTACCTAATTTGAAGAAGGAAAATAGAATCAATGACAACTTTGCAAAGACGTCCAAGCTCTGCCGCTCAGAATAAATGGTTGGCTCAACTACAAAAACGATTTCCCGATTTGCTCCCTCCGATTGCCGCCATTACTATTTTCTTAATCGTTTGGCAGTTGTTTTCTTGGCTTCCGGGCGCAACCCTACCAGGGCCTATTAAAGTCGTTACAGACACCAGGATTTTGATTTTATACCCGTTTTACGATTTAGGCGGAACAAATAAAGGTCTATTCTGGCAAATTCTCGCTAGCTTGCAACGGGTTGCGGTTAGCTACATCTTGGCTGCCGTTGTTGGCATTAGCTTGGGCATTTTAGTAGGAACGAATAAAACTGTTTCCAAAGCTTTAGACCCGATTTTTCAACTATTGCGGACAGTACCGCCTTTGGCTTGGGTTCCCATTTCGTTAGCAGCTTTGCGACAAAACGAGCCTGCTGCTTTGTTTGTGATTTTTATCACGGCAATCTGGCCTATCTTGATCAATACAGCCGTGGGCGTGAAACAAATTCCTCAAGATTACAATAACGTTGCCAAAGTTCTGCAACTGAACCGCAAACAGTATTTCTTGAATATCCTCATTCCCGCTACACTTCCCTACATTTTCACAGGCTTGAGGATTGCGATCGGTCTAGCTTGGTTAGCGATTATTGCGGCAGAAATTGTGATGTCCGGCATTGTGGGAATTGGCTTCTTTATCTGGGAAGCATATCAAAATAACGCCATCAGCGAAGTAATTATAGCCCTGGTTTATATCGGTGTGGTGGGCTTACTGCTCGACAAATTTATGCTGTGGCTGGAATCGGTAATTATCGCCCAAGGACAGAAATAAAAAATGGGGCTAGACGCTAGGGCGTCGGGAATCGATTAATTCTCCCACTCTTCCCTAGCCCCTAATCCCCAATCCCTAATCCCTAATCCCTATTACCACTACCAATTAGCAATACCTATGTCTTTTTTTGTTGCTGTTGACCAAATTGAAAAGGTTTTCGATCTAGGCGATAATGGCAAATACATTGCGCTCAAAGGGATTGACCTCCAGATTGAAAAAGGAGAATTTATCTCATTAATCGGTCACTCCGGTTGCGGTAAATCGACGTTGCTCAACATGATTGCGGGTTTGGATTTACCCACAGAAGGCGTTGTTACCTTAGAAGGGGAACAAGTTAGAAAACCTGGCCCAGACCGGATGGTGGTTTTTCAAAATTATTCCCTATTGCCTTGGCGCACAGTAAGGGAAAATATTGGCCTTGCTGTTGATGCGGTGATGCCAGATTTATCCAAAGGCGATCGCAGCGCTATTGTGGAAAGACATATCGATTTAGTGGGATTGCGTCCGCATGGCGATAAACTGCCAGCCATGTTATCTGGGGGACAAAAACAGCGGGTGGCGATCGCCCGCGCCCTGGCCATCCGTCCCAAACTCTTGCTACTAGATGAACCCTTCGGTGCGTTGGACGCCCTGACGCGGGGGAATTTGCAAGAACAATTAATGAAAATTTGCGAAGAAAACCAAGTCACCGCCGTAATGGTAACGCACGATGTCGATGAAGCGGTGCTGTTATCCGATCGCATTGTCATGCTGACCAACGGCCCAGAATCTAAAATCGGTCAGATTTTAGAAGTAGATATTCCCCGACCCCGCAAGCGCATGGAAGTTGTCGAACATCCCAGCTATTACAGCTTGCGAAGCGAAATGATTTATTTCTTGAACCAACAAAAACGGATCAAGAAAATTCGGGCCAGAAAAGCTACGGCGATCGCACGTCACGGTCTGGAAAAAGTTAACCTGGAAATTGGCTTCCTACCCCTTACCGCTTGCGCCCCTCTCGCCGTTGCCAAAGAAAAAAACTTTTTTGCCAAACACGGACTCGATGAAGTTACTCTAGTACGGGAAAGCAACTGGCGCGGTGTGGAAGACGGCATAGTTGGCGGTTACTTAGATGCAGCCCAAATGCCTTCCGGGATGCCGATGTGGTTAACTTTGGGCGGAGAAGGAGACAAACCGATTTCCGTTGTGACTTCCCTGACGATGACTCGCAACGGTAATGCCATCACTTTGGATAAGCGATTTTACGACAAAGGGATACACAGCTTATCAGATTTTAAGCGCTTTTTGTTAAAGACGCGCAATCGTCAGCACAGATTGGGAGTTGTGCATCCTTCCTCCATGCACAACCTCTTGTTGCGCTACTGGTTAGCATCTGGAGGTATCGACCCCGATTTGGATGTTTCCCTCCAAAATCTGCCACCTGCCCAAATGGTAGTCGATTTGCAAGCAGGCAGCATTGATGGGTATTGCGTTGGCGAACCTTGGAACATTCGGGCGGCAATGGAAAATGTTGGTTTTACTGTTGCCACTGACTTGGAAATTTGGAACGGACATCCCGGTAAAGTACTCGGTGTGCGAGAAGATTGGGCAAATTCTTATCCGAATACTCATATCGCTTTAGTGAAAGCGCTGTTGGAAGCTTGTCGCTACTGCGCCGATGAAAATAACGCTGAAGAAGTGCGTCAAATCTTGGCAAAAAGGGAGTACCTCAGCACCGATATTAGTTATATCCAATTGGGCGATCCCAATATAGCTTTTTGCGATTTAGATCGTCCGATGCGGGAATACGCTCATCACCTATTTTACGGAGAAGGCGCGAACCGTCCCAGCCGCACCGAACAACTTTGGATTATGACGCAAT is a genomic window containing:
- a CDS encoding ABC transporter ATP-binding/substrate-binding protein (This model describes the ATP binding subunits of ATP-binding cassette (ABC) transporters for nitrate transport, or for bicarbonate transport, in bacteria and archaea.), which translates into the protein MSFFVAVDQIEKVFDLGDNGKYIALKGIDLQIEKGEFISLIGHSGCGKSTLLNMIAGLDLPTEGVVTLEGEQVRKPGPDRMVVFQNYSLLPWRTVRENIGLAVDAVMPDLSKGDRSAIVERHIDLVGLRPHGDKLPAMLSGGQKQRVAIARALAIRPKLLLLDEPFGALDALTRGNLQEQLMKICEENQVTAVMVTHDVDEAVLLSDRIVMLTNGPESKIGQILEVDIPRPRKRMEVVEHPSYYSLRSEMIYFLNQQKRIKKIRARKATAIARHGLEKVNLEIGFLPLTACAPLAVAKEKNFFAKHGLDEVTLVRESNWRGVEDGIVGGYLDAAQMPSGMPMWLTLGGEGDKPISVVTSLTMTRNGNAITLDKRFYDKGIHSLSDFKRFLLKTRNRQHRLGVVHPSSMHNLLLRYWLASGGIDPDLDVSLQNLPPAQMVVDLQAGSIDGYCVGEPWNIRAAMENVGFTVATDLEIWNGHPGKVLGVREDWANSYPNTHIALVKALLEACRYCADENNAEEVRQILAKREYLSTDISYIQLGDPNIAFCDLDRPMREYAHHLFYGEGANRPSRTEQLWIMTQLARWGHTPFPRNWMEILERMCRVSVFSTAARELGILDMKYNRGPIPLFDGTSFDTEDPIAYLNSLGIKRDFSVAEVILDSRSPIFAA
- the ntrB gene encoding nitrate ABC transporter permease is translated as MTTLQRRPSSAAQNKWLAQLQKRFPDLLPPIAAITIFLIVWQLFSWLPGATLPGPIKVVTDTRILILYPFYDLGGTNKGLFWQILASLQRVAVSYILAAVVGISLGILVGTNKTVSKALDPIFQLLRTVPPLAWVPISLAALRQNEPAALFVIFITAIWPILINTAVGVKQIPQDYNNVAKVLQLNRKQYFLNILIPATLPYIFTGLRIAIGLAWLAIIAAEIVMSGIVGIGFFIWEAYQNNAISEVIIALVYIGVVGLLLDKFMLWLESVIIAQGQK